The Falco peregrinus isolate bFalPer1 chromosome 1, bFalPer1.pri, whole genome shotgun sequence genome has a window encoding:
- the EEF1AKMT2 gene encoding EEF1A lysine methyltransferase 2 — protein sequence MAVAGERPGGAAGPGTGHGQEPFSPSVLGTREHWDAAYERELQTFQDIGDAGEIWFGEESMVRIIRWLEKQMIPLDSSVLDIGTGNGVLLVELAKSGYMNLTGIDYSPSAIQLSEKVREKEGMSNIKLKVEDFLAPSAELSGFEICIDKGTFDAISLNPDNAVGKRKQYLSSLCSVLKPEGFFLITSCNWTKEELLNEFREGFEMLEELPTPKFCFGGRVGNSVTALVFQRKKVRPSILEKLD from the exons ATGGCGGTGGCGGGGGAGCGGCCCGGGGGAGCCGCGGGGCCGGGCACGGGGCATGGGCAGGAGCCCTTCAGCCCCTCAGTGCTGGGCACCAGAGAGCA CTGGGATGCTGCATATGAAAGAGAACTGCAGACTTTTCAAGACATTGGAGATGCTGGGGAAATTTG GTTTGGAGAAGAAAGCATGGTTCGCATAATCAGATGGTTGGAAAAACAAATGATCCCCCTTGACAGCTCTGTGCTTGACATTGGAACTGGAAATGGTGTTTTACTCGTGGAATTG GCAAAATCTGGCTACATGAATCTCACTGGGATTGATTACTCTCCTTCTGCAATACaactttcagaaaaagtaagagagaaagaagggatGTCTAACATTAAATTAAAG GTGGAAGACTTCCTGGCTCCATCAGCTGAGCTGTCAGGATTTGAGATTTGTATTGACAAGGGGACTTTTGATGCCATAAGCCTTAATCCTGATAACGCGGTGGGAAAGAGGAAGCAGTACCTGAGTTCTCTCTGCAGCGTATTGAAACCAGAAGGCTTTTTTCTCATAACGTCTTGCAACTGGACCAAGGAGGAGCTATTGAATGAGTTCAGAGAAG GATTTGAAatgctggaggagctgccaACACCCAAGTTCTGCTTTGGAGGAAGAGTTGGAAACAGTGTAACAGCATTggttttccaaaggaaaaaagtgaggCCATCCATCTTGGAGAAATTAGATTAG